A stretch of the Oncorhynchus clarkii lewisi isolate Uvic-CL-2024 chromosome 9, UVic_Ocla_1.0, whole genome shotgun sequence genome encodes the following:
- the LOC139417614 gene encoding uncharacterized protein: MLDKELVCEALSALLGKHGSIKHGINPNMSLLDYHHRFFLAHHYSDVEEEFFIDVEEFFDHRFDYDFTNMTTSPKCMRGDEPYQRPLGWYRMAVKVLDKYPDKNWLGPSGWRSESAPGEWPVSFHGTSKDGAKGIISFHYEAGERKLYGRGIYSTPVLSIASDFSTVFKSKKNEKSYRVVMQNRINPKDREKCNRNEYWLVRVPEKTSKEEEKRIVERSIRPYGILIKEVE, translated from the coding sequence ATGCTGGACAAGGAGTTAGTTTGTGAAGCTCTATCTGCACTCTTGGGGAAGCATGGAAGCATAAAGCATGGAATCAATCCAAATATGTCTCTTCTCGACTATCACCACAGATTCTTCTTAGCACATCATTATTCTGATGTCGAAGAAGAGTTCTTCATAGATGTAGAAGAGTTCTTTGACCATCGGTTTGACTACGACTTCACCAATATGACTACATCGCCCAAGTGCATGAGGGGAGATGAGCCATACCAACGTCCATTGGGGTGGTATCGAATGGCTGTGAAGGTTCTGGATAAATACCCGGATAAGAATTGGCTGGGCCCAAGTGGATGGAGAAGTGAGTCTGCACCGGGTGAGTGGCCTGTCTCCTTCCATGGAACCAGTAAAGATGGAGCCAAAGGCATCATCAGCTTTCACTACGAAGCGGGAGAAAGGAAGCTGTACGGGAGAGGAATCTACTCAACCCCAGTTTTAAGTATTGCCAGTGACTTTTCCACTGTTTTTAAATCAAAGAAGAATGAGAAAAGCTACAGAGTGGTAATGCAGAACAGGATCAATCCAAAGGACAGAGAGAAATGTAACCGGAATGAATACTGGCTAGTTCGTGTTCCAGAAAAAACAtcgaaggaggaagagaagaggatagTGGAGCGCTCCATTCGCCCATACGGCATCCTGATTAAAGAGGTGGAATAG